A genomic window from Candidatus Cloacimonas sp. includes:
- a CDS encoding iron-containing alcohol dehydrogenase, with the protein MFYCPTRIIFARNAVQKAKSHIASLGQRALIVTGKKSAKQSGALADVLAVLTESCVSYVLFERVTENPALDIVMEGKSAFWQNDCDFVIGIGGGSPIDAAKAISLAAANALNRDELYNISAFKSVYPILAIPLTAGTGTEATQYSVLSDPLTKKKAGFGSDLAFPVLAVLDPQYTITLPFKVTLHTALDALSHLLEGLYSNQRSPLVYPFIYKGIASIIKFLPIVLSQPENYPAREELMRDALYGGMVIAQGSTTLQHSIGYPLTSFYNIPHGLANAMVMEDIMELYYPAVQSELDDLFSYLQMSKEDFFAWLDSLPFERKIELSDDFIEKALPQITGSRNMALNPLPVSEKQIRTILANLKK; encoded by the coding sequence ATGTTCTACTGTCCAACCCGTATTATTTTTGCCCGCAATGCCGTTCAAAAAGCAAAAAGCCATATTGCCTCTTTGGGGCAAAGAGCTTTAATCGTTACTGGAAAAAAAAGTGCTAAACAAAGCGGCGCATTAGCTGATGTCCTTGCTGTTTTAACTGAATCTTGTGTCAGTTATGTTCTTTTTGAGCGCGTCACAGAAAATCCTGCTTTGGATATTGTGATGGAAGGCAAATCCGCTTTTTGGCAAAATGACTGTGATTTTGTTATTGGCATTGGAGGAGGCAGCCCTATTGATGCTGCAAAAGCAATTTCTTTGGCAGCTGCTAATGCCTTAAACAGAGATGAGTTATACAATATCTCCGCTTTTAAAAGCGTTTACCCTATTTTGGCAATTCCTCTTACCGCAGGAACGGGAACCGAAGCAACTCAATATAGCGTTCTTTCTGATCCTCTTACAAAAAAGAAAGCCGGTTTTGGCAGCGATTTGGCTTTTCCAGTTTTAGCCGTTTTAGACCCGCAATATACAATCACCTTACCTTTTAAAGTTACTCTGCATACCGCATTGGATGCCTTAAGTCATCTTTTGGAAGGGCTATACAGCAATCAGCGTTCACCGCTTGTGTATCCCTTTATTTATAAAGGAATTGCCTCTATTATAAAATTTCTGCCTATTGTTCTTTCCCAACCGGAAAATTATCCGGCGAGAGAAGAATTGATGCGTGATGCTCTTTACGGAGGGATGGTTATAGCTCAAGGAAGCACTACTCTTCAACATTCAATTGGTTATCCTTTAACCTCTTTTTATAATATTCCTCATGGTTTGGCAAACGCTATGGTAATGGAAGATATTATGGAGCTCTATTATCCTGCTGTTCAATCAGAACTGGATGACCTGTTCAGCTATTTACAAATGAGCAAAGAGGATTTTTTTGCCTGGCTGGATTCCCTTCCTTTTGAACGGAAAATAGAGCTTAGTGACGACTTTATAGAAAAAGCCCTTCCCCAAATTACGGGTAGCCGAAATATGGCTTTAAATCCTTTACCTGTAAGCGAAAAGCAAATTAGAACCATCTTAGCAAACCTGAAGAAATGA
- a CDS encoding radical SAM protein has protein sequence MIKYKHLFGPVMSRRLGISLGIDLVPYKYCPLNCVYCEVQRTTHLVTKREEFYSIGEILAELDSFLATNPHLDYITFSGAGEPTLNSSLGEIVSYIKTKYPGYKLALLTNGILFSQEEVRNEVLPCDIVLPSLDSATQEGFEKINRPCPELKVEDLIEGLIQFRQEYKGTVWLEVFLVSGINTGDEELSALAKAINRINPDLVQLNCLDRPGAEDWVKPLPLNILKQIKAQLKEQVCVPVEIIAKVKYKPAESQLDSELIELLHNTLKRRPSTAEDLSAMLDIHINEISKVLRQLHLEKKISAIRESRGVFYKWIS, from the coding sequence ATGATTAAGTATAAACACCTTTTCGGACCTGTAATGTCCCGTCGGTTAGGTATATCTTTAGGAATAGACCTTGTCCCTTATAAGTATTGTCCTTTAAATTGCGTTTATTGTGAAGTGCAAAGAACTACTCATCTGGTAACTAAGAGAGAGGAGTTCTATAGCATAGGGGAAATTTTGGCTGAGCTGGATAGCTTTTTAGCAACCAACCCTCACTTGGATTATATCACTTTTTCCGGAGCCGGAGAACCGACCTTAAATAGTTCTCTGGGAGAAATAGTTAGCTATATTAAAACCAAATACCCCGGCTATAAACTTGCTCTGCTTACAAATGGTATTCTTTTTTCCCAAGAGGAAGTTCGCAATGAAGTTCTGCCTTGTGATATTGTTTTACCCTCTCTTGATTCTGCCACGCAAGAGGGATTTGAGAAAATTAACCGTCCCTGTCCGGAACTAAAAGTGGAAGACCTCATTGAGGGTTTGATCCAATTCCGGCAAGAATATAAAGGCACAGTTTGGCTGGAAGTATTTCTGGTTTCAGGCATTAATACAGGTGATGAAGAACTTTCAGCTCTGGCAAAAGCTATCAATAGAATAAATCCGGATTTGGTGCAATTAAATTGCTTAGACCGTCCTGGTGCGGAAGATTGGGTTAAACCCTTACCACTAAATATTCTGAAACAAATTAAAGCTCAGCTGAAAGAACAGGTCTGCGTTCCGGTAGAAATTATCGCCAAAGTAAAATATAAACCCGCAGAAAGTCAGTTGGATTCTGAATTGATAGAGCTTTTACATAATACTCTGAAAAGGCGTCCTTCTACTGCCGAAGACCTTTCTGCAATGCTGGATATTCATATCAATGAAATTAGCAAAGTTCTGAGGCAATTGCACCTGGAAAAGAAAATTTCCGCCATCAGAGAAAGTAGGGGAGTATTTTATAAATGGATTTCTTAA
- a CDS encoding M1 family aminopeptidase, with translation MKSWIKKILVAFWLLTCLGILFCQTPWNADFSRKYNYPVAETNPLPGEICRADSAHGFDVQKYEITLTVNDASHYIFGNVLATVTATENLTSMSYDLAGLSVSNVLVNGVHASAIDYGSYFTFPVSITAGEQFTTQVFYSGYPSLVYNYYNIGMIFNNNTVFTISDPDAARSWWPCYDHPWDKAIVDLHITMRSDWKVAANGIRTEIVNNGDGTSTTHWLGQNPMTTYLVCITAGPYVEINQTVPEQNNLPVQNFVLQNQYNNALIDLQNLPWMISWFSELFGDYPFEKYGNAVVSMSTYGAMEHQTMTTLGNYIITGTGNYEVVIAHELAHQWFGDAVSFLTFKDVWLSEGFATYSEFLWTDKRFGWQSACDYLQSNFHQYYLNWENNAGPQTIYNPSFNNYFSPPSYEKAASVLHMLRLKLGDTNFFNLLQLYYNTYKNENAVTAEFISLAEQVSGQDLSQFFNQWIFGSGIPNVEYSIWQNEVNNHLEIYAKTTSPTSTQFTVDIPFRITQNGVSDSLLVIANPDGFTNALNYTVLSNDINIVANYNHWTLLRDLSEQIPQISEYLSSNNCVLLFWNAFIPGKDNQYRLYRKLSSEQNWSLLVSLNNDFFSYADTTALSGVSYDYQLRVADINGNLSRPSQSISVTPQTFSFAGDLLVVDETRDGIGTSVNPNDEMVDTFYANALSAFSCTIDNWDYATQGIPDLATLGSYKLVLWHSDDFYQNLLQDNIPLISSYVAGGGKLVLSSWKTVSAFTPEFWNRFGGGVNPVYDNSPCLINAQSDVYPTLTVDPDKVLPSWNLMLPYIFTFSSAEEPLYTANMAEGSNGAGQCIAFRHDYNGTLVVFGFPLYYMQFDAVSSMFYQLLPTLNPALPLEEELVLIPQATLSAYPNPFNPTATISFSLPVSGKAELELFNLKGQKIVTLSEGLMSSGKHSICFNGCDENGRNLASGIYFLRLQHPAGIITKKITLLK, from the coding sequence ATGAAAAGCTGGATCAAAAAAATTTTGGTTGCCTTTTGGTTACTAACCTGCTTGGGAATTTTATTTTGCCAAACACCCTGGAATGCTGATTTTAGCCGAAAATATAATTACCCTGTAGCAGAAACTAACCCTTTGCCGGGAGAAATCTGCCGAGCCGATTCTGCTCACGGTTTTGATGTGCAGAAGTATGAAATTACATTAACCGTTAATGATGCTTCACACTATATTTTCGGTAATGTATTGGCAACAGTAACAGCCACTGAAAATCTTACCAGTATGTCTTATGACTTAGCTGGTTTAAGCGTAAGTAATGTTCTGGTAAATGGAGTTCACGCTTCCGCTATTGATTATGGCAGTTATTTCACTTTTCCGGTTAGCATCACAGCTGGAGAACAATTTACAACCCAGGTCTTTTATTCCGGCTATCCTTCATTAGTTTATAATTACTACAATATCGGAATGATATTTAACAATAATACTGTCTTTACAATTTCTGATCCTGATGCAGCTCGTTCCTGGTGGCCCTGTTATGATCATCCTTGGGATAAGGCAATTGTGGATTTGCATATTACAATGAGAAGTGACTGGAAAGTTGCCGCCAATGGAATTAGAACTGAAATAGTGAATAATGGCGACGGAACTTCTACCACTCATTGGCTTGGACAGAATCCGATGACTACTTATCTGGTTTGTATTACAGCAGGACCTTATGTAGAAATAAATCAAACCGTTCCGGAGCAGAATAATCTGCCCGTGCAAAACTTCGTGTTGCAAAATCAATATAATAATGCTTTAATAGACCTGCAAAACCTGCCTTGGATGATTTCCTGGTTTTCAGAACTTTTTGGAGATTATCCTTTTGAAAAATATGGCAATGCCGTTGTCAGTATGAGTACTTATGGGGCTATGGAACACCAAACAATGACAACCCTGGGAAATTATATTATTACCGGAACGGGTAATTATGAAGTAGTTATTGCCCATGAACTTGCCCATCAATGGTTTGGGGATGCAGTAAGTTTTTTAACTTTTAAGGATGTATGGCTTTCTGAAGGTTTTGCTACATATAGTGAATTTCTTTGGACAGATAAAAGATTTGGCTGGCAAAGCGCCTGTGATTATCTACAGAGTAATTTTCATCAGTATTATCTGAACTGGGAAAATAACGCCGGACCGCAGACAATATATAATCCCTCTTTCAATAACTATTTTTCTCCCCCCTCCTATGAAAAGGCAGCCAGCGTTCTACATATGTTACGGTTAAAGCTGGGGGACACTAATTTCTTTAACCTGCTTCAATTATATTATAATACTTATAAAAACGAAAATGCCGTTACTGCAGAATTTATCTCCCTGGCAGAACAAGTAAGCGGTCAGGACCTTAGTCAGTTCTTCAATCAATGGATTTTCGGTTCCGGCATTCCTAATGTGGAATATTCAATTTGGCAAAATGAAGTGAATAACCATCTGGAAATATATGCTAAAACCACTTCTCCAACTTCTACTCAATTCACGGTGGATATTCCTTTTCGGATCACTCAAAATGGAGTTAGCGATTCTTTATTGGTAATTGCCAATCCCGATGGTTTTACAAACGCTTTGAATTATACCGTTTTAAGCAATGATATTAATATTGTTGCCAATTATAACCATTGGACTTTGCTGAGGGACTTATCAGAACAAATTCCCCAAATTTCAGAATATCTGTCTTCCAATAATTGCGTTTTGCTTTTCTGGAATGCATTTATACCTGGAAAAGATAATCAGTATCGGCTCTATCGCAAACTGAGCAGTGAACAAAACTGGTCTTTGCTTGTTTCTTTGAATAACGATTTTTTCAGCTATGCGGATACAACTGCCCTTAGTGGCGTCAGTTATGATTATCAATTGCGAGTTGCAGATATTAACGGAAATCTTTCCAGACCTTCACAATCCATTTCAGTTACCCCGCAAACATTCAGTTTTGCGGGTGACCTTTTAGTTGTAGATGAAACCAGAGACGGCATTGGTACTTCCGTAAATCCTAATGATGAAATGGTAGATACTTTTTATGCTAATGCTTTAAGTGCCTTTTCCTGCACAATTGATAACTGGGATTACGCTACCCAGGGTATTCCGGATTTAGCAACTTTGGGCAGCTACAAATTAGTGCTTTGGCATTCGGATGACTTTTATCAAAATTTGCTGCAGGATAATATTCCTTTGATCAGCAGTTATGTTGCCGGGGGAGGAAAACTTGTTCTTTCCAGCTGGAAAACTGTTTCCGCTTTCACACCAGAATTTTGGAATCGCTTTGGAGGTGGAGTTAATCCTGTATATGACAATTCACCTTGTTTAATCAATGCCCAATCTGATGTATATCCTACCCTGACAGTTGATCCCGATAAAGTTCTTCCTTCCTGGAATTTAATGTTACCCTATATTTTCACTTTCAGTTCAGCTGAAGAACCTCTTTATACAGCAAATATGGCAGAAGGAAGTAACGGTGCGGGGCAGTGTATTGCTTTTAGACACGATTATAATGGAACTTTGGTTGTTTTTGGCTTTCCGCTTTATTATATGCAATTTGATGCTGTAAGTTCTATGTTTTATCAGTTATTACCTACTCTCAATCCGGCTTTGCCTTTGGAGGAGGAATTAGTTCTTATACCTCAGGCAACTCTTTCTGCTTATCCCAATCCTTTTAATCCTACAGCTACAATATCCTTTTCTCTACCTGTTAGCGGAAAAGCGGAGCTGGAACTTTTCAACCTGAAAGGACAGAAAATTGTTACTTTATCGGAAGGTCTTATGTCTTCAGGAAAACATAGCATCTGTTTTAACGGATGTGATGAAAATGGCAGAAATTTAGCTTCCGGTATCTATTTTCTCCGTTTGCAACATCCTGCCGGTATCATAACCAAAAAGATTACTCTGCTTAAATAG
- the ispD gene encoding 2-C-methyl-D-erythritol 4-phosphate cytidylyltransferase — translation MDFLNNTTAIITAAGRGTRLPGNSKKQFRDLAGIPIIIRSMEPFMASELIDNLIITVPEQDIGKTEAIIQQWFESISKPYLVIAGGLERQDSVFAALQACPEGTEYVAIHDGVRPFVSQELLELLFAAVIIDKAVIPAGKIKHTVMQIEGDYAVNTLPRQQLINVFTPQVFAYALILEAYQLAGNENFYSTDDASLVQHLGMPIRYIWDNDFNLKITDETDLFFARQLIEKKKL, via the coding sequence ATGGATTTCTTAAATAATACTACAGCTATAATCACTGCTGCCGGAAGGGGAACACGCCTTCCTGGAAACAGCAAAAAACAATTTCGGGATTTGGCTGGAATTCCTATTATAATTAGAAGTATGGAGCCCTTTATGGCTTCCGAGCTGATTGATAATTTAATAATTACCGTTCCCGAACAGGACATTGGCAAAACGGAAGCCATCATCCAACAATGGTTTGAAAGCATAAGCAAACCCTATCTGGTAATTGCAGGTGGCTTGGAACGCCAGGATTCTGTTTTTGCTGCTTTGCAGGCCTGTCCTGAAGGAACTGAATATGTAGCAATTCATGATGGTGTGCGACCGTTTGTTTCGCAGGAATTGCTGGAACTGCTTTTTGCAGCGGTAATAATTGATAAGGCGGTTATTCCGGCAGGAAAGATTAAACATACGGTGATGCAAATTGAAGGGGATTATGCAGTTAACACGCTTCCCCGGCAGCAATTGATCAATGTTTTTACTCCTCAGGTTTTTGCTTATGCGTTAATTTTGGAAGCATATCAGCTGGCGGGTAACGAAAACTTTTATTCTACGGATGATGCTTCGCTGGTGCAGCATTTGGGAATGCCCATACGCTATATTTGGGATAATGATTTTAACTTGAAAATTACCGATGAGACAGACCTGTTTTTTGCCAGGCAGTTAATAGAAAAAAAGAAATTATAG
- a CDS encoding SIS domain-containing protein, with protein MLHFLSLRLKRLLSKCCNLNLYIPVPVLGLGCGVLGLALPKVSLKMGEYASKLLKALEYRGYDSTGAAFQGDTTEITLLKDVGAPSTLVKTLGIEKQSGKIFCGQVRWATFGFVDKKNAQPHEVKCKRHIYGAHNGNITNTGELKSFLVNEGHFVQSDNDGEMLVHTVEHYFDIEMDKADNPTEPELRKKCMRQAIIQTAGKLVGSYAAVIVDPDTETSWAIKTGSSLYFGIGFLADMPFALASSDLTAVLRFTKQLVNLREGEFIEYDAEHYQVYAQKNLKFKRLNQPNEIWQTGDKIPAKPVYSKLRAEDVELLPEYEYFMEQEIYAQSESTGKLIKLFQGGSNTGKRMLSLMAKEGVRDTILAKTQSFLAINTLAERKQIFNDLLNSDLFTEFFNNVRNTYNEFFDVAVKEGFEKKYFFSNDKNFFLEMVNGEYDLKKISLAKTMDALAEEMNVQEFNESVDNFLLLIKNTISNNRNAYSIACGTSFHATKIAALFFNSIAGMEIIPILPGDFRGEYSNCIKDNDLIIGVSQSGETKDLIDIFNDIDAKDLNVRKVVLVNNMNSTLGQEKSDVAIPILCGPEIAVPATKSFMNQITLFYYLAIKTAQMQLNEMDNNLTAEQRNSRQHEIDEYYSSLFKIPSLLKETLDNVSGEIEIMAGKMYMEPSIHILATKISGVAMEGALKIRETVLTHAEGREASEFKHGPNTILGKNTVFGVKHLRSLLRYFSGIIDELEALCKQEGIPSSETKEIYKALADYIFTHNQPFNLSLQGTKTFNKFVQDKDFFEHLYRNYPLVYVTGPDDRDVNLTISQINTHKIRGANTFVIAEENERLLKNASAKPNENSYYAWSYIMLPKTGSCLMTCFSATIVLQLLALKMSVRKMKKLDKLGVHDHGVHPDVPKNVSKSITVD; from the coding sequence ATGTTACATTTTTTGTCTTTACGGCTTAAACGCTTGTTATCCAAGTGCTGTAACCTAAATTTATATATTCCTGTTCCCGTTTTAGGATTGGGTTGTGGTGTTTTGGGATTAGCATTACCCAAGGTCTCTTTGAAAATGGGTGAATATGCCTCCAAGCTACTTAAGGCATTGGAATATAGAGGTTATGACAGCACGGGAGCTGCTTTTCAAGGAGATACTACCGAAATTACTTTATTAAAAGATGTTGGTGCTCCCAGCACTTTAGTAAAGACCTTAGGTATAGAAAAACAGAGCGGTAAAATCTTCTGCGGGCAGGTGCGTTGGGCTACTTTTGGCTTTGTAGATAAGAAAAATGCCCAGCCCCACGAAGTAAAATGCAAGCGTCATATTTATGGTGCTCATAATGGTAACATCACCAATACCGGAGAACTAAAATCCTTTTTAGTGAACGAGGGTCACTTCGTGCAAAGTGATAACGACGGTGAAATGTTAGTGCACACCGTAGAACACTATTTTGATATTGAAATGGATAAGGCAGATAATCCTACGGAACCTGAATTACGGAAAAAATGTATGCGTCAGGCAATAATTCAAACCGCGGGTAAACTTGTAGGAAGCTATGCAGCCGTAATTGTTGATCCCGATACAGAAACCAGTTGGGCAATTAAAACCGGCAGCAGTTTATATTTTGGCATCGGTTTTCTGGCAGATATGCCTTTTGCCCTTGCCTCTTCCGATCTTACTGCCGTGTTGCGTTTTACCAAGCAGCTGGTCAATTTACGGGAGGGAGAATTTATTGAATATGATGCAGAACATTATCAGGTTTATGCACAAAAGAACTTAAAATTCAAGCGGTTAAATCAACCTAATGAAATTTGGCAGACCGGGGATAAAATTCCTGCCAAACCTGTTTATTCCAAATTGCGAGCCGAAGATGTAGAACTTTTACCTGAATATGAATATTTTATGGAGCAGGAAATATATGCTCAAAGCGAATCCACGGGTAAACTGATAAAACTTTTTCAGGGCGGTTCCAATACCGGCAAAAGAATGTTATCTTTAATGGCAAAAGAAGGTGTGCGGGATACAATTTTAGCAAAAACACAAAGCTTTTTAGCCATCAATACTCTGGCGGAGCGCAAGCAGATATTTAACGACCTTCTCAATTCCGATTTGTTTACGGAGTTCTTTAATAATGTTAGAAACACCTACAATGAATTCTTTGATGTTGCCGTGAAAGAAGGTTTTGAAAAGAAATACTTCTTTTCCAACGACAAGAATTTCTTTTTGGAAATGGTGAACGGCGAGTATGATTTGAAGAAAATCTCGTTGGCTAAAACAATGGATGCCCTGGCGGAAGAGATGAATGTGCAGGAATTTAATGAGAGTGTGGACAACTTTTTGCTGCTGATTAAAAATACCATCAGTAATAATCGGAATGCCTATTCCATAGCTTGCGGTACCAGTTTTCATGCTACGAAGATAGCCGCTCTCTTTTTCAATTCCATTGCCGGAATGGAGATAATTCCTATTTTACCTGGTGATTTCAGAGGAGAATATTCCAATTGCATTAAGGATAATGACCTTATTATTGGTGTTTCCCAATCCGGTGAAACCAAAGACCTGATAGATATTTTCAATGATATTGATGCCAAAGACCTGAATGTGCGTAAAGTAGTTTTGGTAAATAATATGAATTCTACTTTAGGACAGGAAAAAAGCGATGTGGCAATTCCTATTTTATGCGGACCGGAAATAGCGGTTCCCGCCACTAAGAGTTTTATGAATCAGATTACTCTTTTTTACTATCTGGCAATTAAAACGGCACAGATGCAGCTGAACGAAATGGATAATAATTTAACTGCAGAACAACGCAATAGCCGTCAACACGAAATTGATGAATACTATTCTTCTCTTTTTAAGATTCCTTCCCTGCTGAAAGAAACCCTGGATAATGTAAGCGGAGAAATAGAAATTATGGCAGGTAAAATGTATATGGAACCCTCCATCCATATCTTAGCTACAAAAATAAGCGGAGTTGCTATGGAAGGTGCCTTAAAAATAAGAGAGACGGTTTTAACGCATGCTGAAGGCAGAGAAGCATCCGAATTTAAACATGGTCCTAATACAATTTTAGGGAAAAATACCGTTTTCGGGGTAAAACATCTTCGCTCACTTCTGCGTTATTTCAGTGGAATTATTGATGAATTGGAAGCGCTTTGTAAGCAGGAGGGTATTCCTTCCAGCGAAACGAAAGAAATCTATAAAGCGTTGGCGGATTATATTTTCACTCACAATCAGCCCTTCAATTTATCCTTGCAGGGAACTAAAACCTTCAATAAGTTTGTTCAGGATAAGGATTTCTTTGAGCATCTCTATCGCAATTATCCGTTAGTTTATGTTACAGGTCCCGACGACCGCGATGTAAACCTTACTATTTCTCAGATAAATACTCATAAAATTCGGGGTGCCAATACCTTCGTTATTGCCGAAGAGAATGAACGGCTGCTGAAAAACGCTTCTGCCAAGCCCAACGAAAACAGTTATTATGCATGGTCATATATTATGTTACCCAAAACCGGTTCCTGTTTGATGACCTGTTTTTCTGCCACCATTGTTCTCCAGCTGCTGGCACTGAAAATGAGCGTTAGGAAAATGAAAAAACTGGATAAATTGGGAGTGCACGATCATGGTGTCCATCCCGATGTTCCTAAAAATGTATCCAAAAGTATAACCGTGGATTGA
- the bamA gene encoding outer membrane protein assembly factor BamA, producing MRRIILCSIFILLLGCLTQNLFAAGETIYEIKVSGAENIDPELVTSALSIHIGDALDPEAVAKSIRNLYKMGIFSDIQFESEPYRTGVTLLIKIKENPIVSSIEYIGFKVVKQERIDELVNVKVGSYWSEGVKNQLLHKLKNEYAVKGFSNADIQIFESRGANNKIGLKVQVDEGKRVSIKQITFAGNSSFEDKTLLKKMKTKHASFLRSGHFEQEKFDADLQALTAFYKKNGYIDVVVGPYEVQPLDEKHLEIVINIYEGTKYNFGGISIQGNEFYSAEELSKVFTIKIGEPFDQEVFDNELHNIYAKYFDEGFIYVSIVPNYVKEGDQLIVNLQINENNRARIRQIHITGNKRTKEKVIRRQLEVSPGDYFRQSQVMRSQQNIYNLGFFEQDIRLDYTPVNNDGDIDLQFDVVDRSSGTANGGVGYNSQDKFVGQLSVSENNLFGNNWSSNLTWEFGGNTQNFEFAFTNPNLLDTDILLGSNLYYTKKTWSSFYYEIFTRGAGLRVGRTIPWVDKARAVIGYSLYSKKYRITEMSSILADSTANATLIELNQQGWRYTSATSLTLSRDTRDNVFFPTKGSQFTLYSEIAGGILGGNFDYFKQIAQVNWYMDTWEKLILRTKWRFCYVTPYGRSDDAPPDEKFYLGGTGADGIRGFPDSSIGPSGGGTRAIIFSTELGYPLGSDQIIAVAFFDAGNSYNKMRDFNFLNFKKGTGLGIRIRSPFGLIGFDYAYNINDGGWEPHLQFGITF from the coding sequence ATGCGAAGAATAATACTGTGCAGCATCTTTATACTGCTGCTGGGCTGCCTTACCCAAAACCTGTTTGCTGCAGGAGAAACGATCTATGAAATCAAAGTTAGCGGAGCTGAAAATATAGACCCCGAGCTGGTAACTTCTGCGCTCAGTATCCATATAGGCGATGCACTTGATCCTGAAGCAGTTGCCAAATCCATTCGGAATTTGTATAAAATGGGGATATTTTCCGATATTCAATTTGAATCGGAGCCCTATAGAACAGGGGTAACTTTGCTGATCAAGATTAAGGAAAATCCTATTGTAAGCAGTATTGAATATATTGGTTTCAAGGTTGTGAAACAGGAAAGAATAGATGAACTGGTAAATGTAAAAGTCGGCAGTTATTGGAGTGAAGGAGTAAAAAACCAGCTATTGCATAAACTGAAAAATGAATATGCCGTGAAGGGTTTTAGCAATGCCGATATTCAAATCTTTGAATCTCGGGGAGCGAATAATAAAATTGGCTTAAAAGTTCAGGTAGATGAGGGAAAGCGGGTTTCCATCAAGCAAATAACCTTTGCGGGAAATAGCTCTTTTGAGGATAAAACCCTGCTGAAAAAGATGAAAACCAAACACGCCAGTTTTCTTCGCTCGGGTCATTTTGAACAGGAGAAATTTGACGCTGATTTGCAAGCACTCACTGCTTTTTACAAGAAAAACGGCTATATTGATGTAGTAGTTGGTCCTTATGAAGTGCAACCTTTGGATGAAAAACACCTTGAAATAGTGATAAATATCTATGAGGGCACAAAGTATAATTTCGGAGGCATATCTATTCAAGGTAATGAATTTTACTCTGCAGAAGAGCTGAGTAAAGTATTTACCATCAAAATCGGAGAGCCCTTTGACCAAGAGGTCTTTGATAACGAATTGCATAACATCTATGCCAAATATTTTGATGAAGGTTTTATCTATGTTTCAATTGTCCCGAATTATGTGAAAGAAGGCGATCAGCTGATTGTGAACCTGCAAATAAACGAAAACAACCGTGCCCGTATCCGTCAGATACATATAACCGGCAATAAAAGAACCAAGGAAAAAGTGATTAGGCGTCAACTGGAAGTTTCACCAGGTGATTATTTTCGCCAAAGTCAAGTGATGCGAAGCCAACAAAACATCTACAATCTGGGCTTTTTTGAACAGGATATCCGGTTGGATTACACTCCTGTAAATAACGATGGAGATATAGACCTGCAGTTTGATGTGGTAGATCGTTCCAGTGGAACTGCCAATGGAGGAGTAGGTTATAATTCTCAGGATAAATTTGTTGGGCAACTATCAGTATCCGAAAACAATCTGTTCGGGAATAACTGGTCTTCCAATTTAACCTGGGAATTTGGAGGAAACACCCAAAACTTTGAATTTGCCTTCACTAATCCCAATTTGCTGGATACGGACATTCTTTTGGGAAGCAATCTCTATTACACTAAAAAGACCTGGAGCTCTTTCTACTATGAGATTTTTACCCGTGGTGCCGGTTTAAGAGTGGGTAGAACTATTCCCTGGGTAGATAAAGCGCGTGCCGTTATAGGTTATTCATTATATTCCAAGAAGTATCGGATAACCGAAATGAGTTCCATTTTAGCAGATTCTACAGCTAATGCTACTTTGATAGAATTAAATCAACAGGGTTGGAGATATACCAGTGCCACCAGTTTAACCCTCAGCAGAGATACCCGCGATAATGTATTTTTCCCCACAAAAGGAAGCCAGTTTACTCTTTACAGTGAAATTGCAGGTGGTATTCTGGGAGGGAATTTTGATTACTTCAAACAAATTGCTCAGGTGAACTGGTATATGGATACCTGGGAGAAACTTATTTTACGCACAAAATGGCGTTTTTGTTATGTTACGCCTTATGGTCGTTCCGATGATGCTCCCCCGGATGAAAAATTCTATTTGGGAGGCACAGGTGCAGATGGAATAAGAGGTTTTCCCGATAGTTCCATTGGCCCTTCCGGGGGTGGAACAAGGGCAATCATCTTTTCCACAGAATTGGGTTATCCTTTGGGTAGTGACCAAATTATAGCTGTTGCCTTTTTTGATGCCGGCAATAGCTATAACAAAATGCGGGATTTCAATTTTCTGAATTTCAAGAAAGGCACTGGGCTCGGAATCAGAATTCGCAGTCCTTTCGGTTTAATCGGTTTTGATTATGCCTATAACATTAATGATGGCGGTTGGGAACCGCATTTACAGTTTGGAATAACTTTTTAA